From Ignisphaera aggregans DSM 17230, the proteins below share one genomic window:
- a CDS encoding metallophosphoesterase (InterPro IPR004843~KEGG: sin:YN1551_2853 metallophosphoesterase~PFAM: metallophosphoesterase~SPTR: C3NMU8 Metallophosphoesterase~PFAM: Calcineurin-like phosphoesterase) yields the protein MMKISLLAVADIHSPRYLPLFVASINSLLNRQFDLIILAGDIVENGCPEMLKPVIEIINRLMNRVGMKIPVISIFGNEEYMGRESLFKEVSNELIWLDDEYRVIEIKNKNLCVIGSRGVLRKPTPWQKKNIPDIYQIYQKRLDRIKNMIIECSKYDISILVTHYASSFITLYGENPVIYDYLGYPLIENLQMMPKPKIAIHGHAHNSKRLYAFVNGVQVYNVSLIANKNVSIIEVT from the coding sequence ATGATGAAGATATCATTGTTAGCGGTTGCAGATATCCATAGTCCCCGCTATCTACCTCTATTTGTTGCCTCCATCAACAGTCTCCTAAATAGACAATTTGATTTAATAATATTAGCAGGAGATATTGTTGAGAATGGTTGTCCAGAAATGCTTAAACCTGTCATAGAGATAATAAATCGTTTAATGAATAGAGTTGGTATGAAAATACCTGTAATCTCCATTTTTGGTAATGAGGAGTATATGGGAAGAGAATCATTATTTAAAGAAGTTTCAAACGAGCTTATATGGCTTGACGATGAATATAGAGTTATTGAGATTAAGAATAAGAATCTATGTGTTATTGGAAGTAGAGGGGTGCTTAGAAAGCCTACACCATGGCAAAAGAAAAATATACCTGATATTTATCAGATATATCAAAAGAGATTAGATAGAATTAAGAATATGATTATAGAATGCTCAAAATATGATATATCCATTCTCGTTACACACTATGCATCAAGTTTTATTACTCTTTATGGAGAAAATCCAGTGATATACGATTATTTAGGCTATCCATTAATAGAAAATCTACAGATGATGCCAAAACCTAAGATAGCTATACATGGACATGCACATAATTCTAAGAGGCTATATGCTTTTGTTAATGGTGTTCAGGTATATAATGTATCTCTTATAGCCAATAAAAATGTCTCTATCATAGAAGTGACATAG
- a CDS encoding conserved hypothetical protein (KEGG: sai:Saci_1435 hypothetical protein~SPTR: Q4J8W6 Conserved protein), translated as MCNIRVVSKVLRPRGTNASGHRGWYEVKCRICAKKMYIGDDIIYHCPKCAQKYNAYFCLADAKRLHMRCPYCSSELTLVLQ; from the coding sequence GTGTGTAACATAAGGGTGGTAAGTAAAGTGTTAAGACCTAGGGGAACAAATGCTTCAGGACATAGAGGATGGTATGAAGTTAAATGTAGAATATGTGCAAAGAAAATGTATATAGGAGATGACATTATATATCATTGCCCTAAATGTGCTCAAAAATACAATGCATATTTTTGTTTAGCTGATGCAAAAAGGCTACATATGCGTTGCCCATATTGTTCATCAGAGCTAACATTAGTGCTACAGTAA
- a CDS encoding conserved hypothetical protein (KEGG: sto:ST0507 hypothetical protein~SPTR: Q975A5 Putative uncharacterized protein ST0507), whose amino-acid sequence MRQGIALKKIVEYVARKASMLGQKYNLEDLVTPSIVPMFDKSIDKIVSIIVRNSNGLWCGLCEKGPFTKRGLYLHLIRVHSKDIEYMVHDELKKLLEVVKK is encoded by the coding sequence ATGAGACAGGGGATAGCATTGAAAAAAATTGTTGAATATGTAGCTAGAAAAGCATCTATGTTAGGCCAGAAATATAATTTAGAAGATCTTGTAACTCCATCAATAGTTCCAATGTTTGACAAATCTATAGATAAAATTGTTTCAATAATAGTTCGAAACAGTAATGGACTTTGGTGTGGATTATGTGAAAAGGGACCTTTTACAAAACGTGGGCTATACTTACATCTGATTCGTGTCCATTCAAAAGACATAGAGTATATGGTTCACGATGAGCTCAAAAAGCTTTTAGAGGTTGTCAAAAAATAA
- a CDS encoding HAD-superfamily hydrolase, subfamily IB (PSPase-like) (COGs: COG0560 Phosphoserine phosphatase~InterPro IPR005834:IPR013200:IPR006383~KEGG: tsi:TSIB_1092 phosphoserine phosphatase~PFAM: Haloacid dehalogenase domain protein hydrolase; Haloacid dehalogenase domain protein hydrolase type 3~SPTR: B5IST0 Phosphoserine phosphatase-like hydrolase, archaeal~TIGRFAM: HAD-superfamily hydrolase, subfamily IB (PSPase-like)~PFAM: haloacid dehalogenase-like hydrolase~TIGRFAM: Haloacid Dehalogenase superfamily, subfamily IB, phosphoserine phosphatase-like), whose protein sequence is MFIVAFDIDGTLTPIKSSWSYVHKVLNTLKRAESMAKQFFEGFISYDEWIVHDLSLWKGLSLDTFNKILSSIPWRSGIESIRKLKNKYANNVLFIAVSGGFAQLGKRAVEELGFDAYIGVEIDYESNRLNGKAKFYPEYNDKGRLLEEFLRQKHINVEKTICVGDNINDIGLFRYCDISISFCSTCLDRYATYVIKTCNIRMLAGFLDFLLSTMMKKDY, encoded by the coding sequence GTGTTTATAGTAGCATTTGATATTGATGGAACTCTCACACCGATAAAGAGCTCTTGGTCTTATGTTCACAAAGTTCTAAATACTTTAAAAAGAGCAGAAAGTATGGCAAAACAGTTTTTTGAAGGATTCATAAGTTATGATGAATGGATAGTACACGACTTGAGTCTATGGAAAGGACTAAGCTTAGATACTTTCAATAAAATTTTATCATCAATACCATGGAGAAGTGGTATAGAGAGTATAAGAAAACTGAAAAATAAGTATGCTAATAATGTTTTATTCATTGCAGTTTCTGGCGGATTTGCTCAGCTAGGGAAAAGAGCTGTAGAGGAACTGGGTTTTGATGCTTATATAGGTGTTGAAATTGATTATGAAAGTAATAGGTTGAATGGCAAAGCTAAATTTTATCCTGAATATAATGATAAAGGTAGATTGCTGGAGGAGTTTTTGCGGCAAAAACATATTAATGTGGAGAAAACTATTTGTGTAGGAGATAATATCAATGATATAGGTCTCTTCAGATATTGTGATATTTCAATATCTTTTTGCTCAACATGTTTAGATAGATATGCTACCTATGTTATAAAGACCTGTAACATTCGTATGCTAGCTGGATTTTTAGACTTCTTGTTGAGTACAATGATGAAGAAAGATTATTAA
- a CDS encoding hypothetical protein (KEGG: hypothetical protein) codes for MTTLSINHNEDKILMISTIVTFMLVMSIFSNTVTTISAQHINIIRVNRNSIEWLFTPNNSIANQLFKEIQLAIIPSRGTLLFNSIINLSEELAFETNISFHMIGGERIYYRMSSTTSLDINNTIIKQSENIEGNMIIEKDSIVIQWHKYQILLSSSSLLSSKKNVTTEIISKHLQSTVKSLNLSYVENLEGLLVVDYNQNYISLEIIMYNIDINSTKYFYSISQGNNISNELLNIPMRSDLDITLYQNKTSLGIRYSCIGMDMEDPIKTQLVYSIVLPLIIDIQKIVDNLNITKVFGGSIINKVLTNLLPRINTLFITPLIMYTYNNISTGAINNNITDVKLAVIYKSIPSPIFYMALNNSNIHLLNESRTRSMMREFYNYISQSFNIFYENLDPWIENASIETTVITTLPSTQSIQFNDTALKLLAIVISIVFIQTFVIVYMIYKLYVYSKKPKG; via the coding sequence GTGACTACTTTGAGTATAAATCATAATGAGGATAAGATATTAATGATTTCTACAATAGTAACATTTATGTTAGTAATGAGCATATTTTCTAATACAGTTACAACTATATCAGCTCAACATATCAACATAATTAGAGTAAATAGAAATAGTATAGAATGGTTGTTTACTCCAAACAATTCTATTGCAAATCAATTATTTAAAGAGATTCAATTAGCCATTATTCCTTCAAGAGGTACTCTTCTCTTTAATTCTATTATCAACCTAAGTGAAGAACTAGCATTTGAAACAAATATTTCATTTCATATGATTGGTGGAGAAAGAATATATTATCGTATGTCAAGTACTACATCCCTAGATATCAACAATACCATAATTAAGCAGTCCGAGAATATAGAGGGCAATATGATTATAGAAAAGGATTCTATAGTCATTCAATGGCATAAATATCAAATCTTATTATCATCATCAAGCCTTCTATCATCAAAAAAGAATGTTACTACAGAGATCATATCAAAACATCTACAATCTACCGTTAAATCATTAAACTTAAGCTATGTAGAGAATCTAGAAGGATTATTAGTAGTTGATTATAATCAGAACTATATTTCATTAGAGATCATAATGTATAATATAGATATCAATTCTACTAAATATTTTTATAGTATATCCCAAGGAAATAACATATCTAATGAATTATTAAATATTCCTATGAGAAGCGATCTAGATATCACCCTATACCAAAATAAGACATCTTTAGGAATTAGATACAGCTGTATCGGTATGGATATGGAGGATCCAATAAAAACACAATTAGTATATTCTATAGTCTTACCATTAATTATAGATATTCAAAAAATTGTGGATAACCTTAATATAACTAAGGTTTTTGGAGGTAGTATAATTAATAAAGTTCTTACAAATTTGCTTCCAAGAATAAATACCTTATTCATAACACCTTTAATAATGTATACTTATAATAATATCTCTACTGGGGCTATCAATAATAATATTACTGATGTTAAGCTAGCTGTAATATATAAAAGTATTCCATCTCCTATATTTTACATGGCATTAAATAATAGCAATATACATTTATTGAATGAATCTAGAACAAGATCCATGATGAGAGAATTTTATAACTATATTAGCCAATCATTTAATATCTTCTATGAAAATCTAGATCCATGGATAGAAAATGCATCCATAGAAACTACTGTTATTACAACTCTACCGTCAACTCAATCTATACAATTCAATGATACAGCTCTAAAATTATTAGCAATAGTGATTAGTATAGTTTTTATACAAACATTTGTTATTGTCTACATGATATATAAATTGTATGTATATTCAAAAAAGCCTAAAGGTTAG
- a CDS encoding spermidine synthase ;spermine synthase (COGs: COG0421 Spermidine synthase~InterPro IPR001045~KEGG: smr:Smar_1437 spermine synthase / spermidine synthase~PFAM: Spermine synthase~SPTR: A3DPG7 Spermidine synthase~PFAM: Spermine/spermidine synthase~TIGRFAM: spermidine synthase): MLGVTIIQGIGRSSSMIMKIKELHVVHKSKFQEIIIAEIEEFGLSLILDGYIQSTQADEFIYHESLVHPSMVLHPNPMKVLIIGGGEGAALREVLKHNTVNNAVMVDIDEDVVELSKKYLYPIHQGSFFDKRAKIVIEDGKKFIEEAESGSFDVIILDLTDPYSSDIAKQLYTTDFYRKIYSVLTDDGVMVTQAGSSFFYRDVYMDVYQAVKSVFNYVLEYQVWIPSFGYSCNFILGSKKYNPMMLKPEDIDTILKNRNVTTKFFNGYKYLSFIYGGIY; the protein is encoded by the coding sequence ATGCTTGGTGTTACAATAATTCAAGGAATTGGAAGAAGCAGCTCTATGATCATGAAGATAAAAGAATTACATGTTGTACATAAATCAAAATTTCAAGAAATAATTATTGCTGAGATAGAGGAGTTTGGTCTAAGTCTAATCCTTGACGGATATATTCAAAGTACACAAGCAGATGAATTCATTTATCATGAAAGCCTTGTTCATCCATCAATGGTTCTTCACCCAAATCCAATGAAAGTACTGATAATAGGTGGTGGAGAGGGGGCTGCTCTACGAGAGGTATTAAAACATAATACTGTTAATAATGCTGTTATGGTTGATATAGATGAGGATGTTGTAGAACTCTCTAAAAAATATCTATATCCAATTCATCAAGGGTCATTCTTTGATAAACGTGCTAAGATAGTAATAGAAGATGGAAAGAAGTTTATTGAGGAAGCAGAGAGTGGAAGTTTCGATGTAATTATACTAGATTTAACAGATCCCTATTCAAGCGACATAGCTAAACAACTATATACAACTGATTTCTATAGAAAGATATACAGTGTTTTAACAGATGATGGAGTTATGGTAACACAGGCAGGCTCAAGCTTCTTCTATAGAGATGTTTATATGGATGTTTACCAAGCAGTAAAATCTGTATTTAACTATGTACTAGAGTATCAGGTATGGATTCCATCATTTGGTTATTCATGTAATTTCATTCTTGGTTCAAAGAAATATAATCCTATGATGCTAAAGCCTGAAGATATTGATACGATATTGAAGAATAGAAATGTAACAACTAAGTTCTTTAATGGCTATAAATATCTATCGTTTATTTATGGAGGAATATACTAG
- a CDS encoding orotidine 5'-phosphate decarboxylase (COGs: COG0284 Orotidine-5'-phosphate decarboxylase~InterPro IPR001754:IPR014732~KEGG: dka:DKAM_0477 orotidine-5'-phosphate decarboxylase, PyrF~PFAM: Orotidine 5'-phosphate decarboxylase~SPTR: B8D3X2 Orotidine-5'-phosphate decarboxylase, PyrF~TIGRFAM: orotidine 5'-phosphate decarboxylase~PFAM: Orotidine 5'-phosphate decarboxylase / HUMPS family~TIGRFAM: orotidine 5'-phosphate decarboxylase, subfamily 1) has product MTIIVALDPPLFVDPYEWIYTRYIQLRDVVEGFKVGLPAIIRLGVEKISTIFRDYNKFLIADLKLADIGDIMSLSIEILATYGFNAVIAHGFVGIEQALDIASKHCKDLGIKLILVVSMSHDGSREFIDKHLDELIDIAKKIESWGVVAPATRPEIIKRIRMRYSSTELKILSPGVGVQGAEPGIALCNGADYEIIGRAITLSSNIRESALRIKEEQSYRVRQCLGSL; this is encoded by the coding sequence ATGACTATAATTGTAGCTTTAGATCCTCCATTGTTTGTAGATCCATATGAATGGATTTATACTAGATATATCCAGCTAAGAGATGTGGTAGAGGGATTTAAGGTAGGTTTGCCTGCAATTATTAGGTTGGGTGTTGAGAAGATTAGTACAATATTTAGAGATTACAATAAGTTTCTAATTGCAGATTTAAAGCTTGCAGATATTGGCGATATAATGTCTCTGAGTATAGAGATTCTAGCTACATATGGATTTAATGCTGTTATTGCACATGGATTTGTGGGGATAGAACAAGCTCTAGATATAGCTTCTAAGCATTGTAAAGATCTAGGTATAAAATTGATACTAGTAGTATCTATGTCACATGATGGTTCTAGGGAGTTCATAGATAAACATCTCGATGAACTTATAGATATAGCTAAAAAGATAGAGAGTTGGGGTGTAGTTGCACCAGCAACAAGGCCAGAGATAATAAAGAGGATTAGAATGCGTTATAGTAGTACAGAGCTAAAGATTTTATCACCTGGTGTAGGAGTACAAGGTGCAGAACCTGGCATAGCTCTATGTAATGGTGCTGACTATGAAATTATTGGAAGAGCTATTACCCTCTCAAGCAACATTAGAGAAAGTGCTTTAAGGATTAAAGAGGAGCAAAGCTATAGGGTGAGACAATGTCTTGGCTCGCTATAG
- a CDS encoding orotate phosphoribosyltransferase (COGs: COG0461 Orotate phosphoribosyltransferase~InterPro IPR000836:IPR004467~KEGG: dka:DKAM_0476 orotate phosphoribosyltransferase, PyrE~PFAM: phosphoribosyltransferase~PRIAM: Orotate phosphoribosyltransferase~SPTR: B8D3X1 Orotate phosphoribosyltransferase, PyrE~TIGRFAM: orotate phosphoribosyltransferase~PFAM: Phosphoribosyl transferase domain~TIGRFAM: orotate phosphoribosyltransferase): MSWLAIELYRKGMVKIGQFKLSSGLESPFYIDLRRLYSYPELMENIINMALNTINLDEYDGITGIATSGLVLASFIACRTKKPLSYVRLERKEYGTKSLVEGDVVSKKILIVDDVATTGSSIEYAYLAVKEQGGNPIGVFVVIDREQGARERLGRYGLRFYSLLTARELFDILRNEGYIDEEKYNEIIEYLKGYR, translated from the coding sequence ATGTCTTGGCTCGCTATAGAGCTATATAGAAAGGGTATGGTTAAAATAGGACAGTTTAAACTATCTTCTGGTCTAGAAAGCCCATTCTATATAGATTTAAGAAGACTGTATAGTTATCCAGAGCTAATGGAGAATATTATTAACATGGCATTGAATACTATTAACTTAGATGAATACGATGGTATAACTGGGATTGCAACATCTGGTTTAGTGTTAGCCTCTTTTATTGCGTGTAGAACTAAAAAGCCATTGTCCTATGTAAGACTAGAAAGAAAGGAGTATGGTACGAAATCACTTGTTGAGGGAGATGTAGTGTCGAAGAAGATATTAATAGTAGATGATGTAGCAACAACAGGCAGCTCCATCGAATATGCATATCTGGCGGTAAAAGAGCAGGGAGGAAATCCTATAGGAGTATTTGTTGTTATTGATAGAGAACAAGGTGCTAGAGAAAGACTGGGTAGATATGGCTTAAGGTTTTACTCTTTATTGACTGCTAGGGAATTATTTGATATCCTTAGAAATGAAGGATATATTGATGAAGAGAAATATAATGAGATAATAGAATATTTAAAAGGATATAGGTAA
- a CDS encoding aspartate carbamoyltransferase (COGs: COG0540 Aspartate carbamoyltransferase catalytic chain~InterProIPR006130:IPR002082:IPR002292:IPR006132:IPR 006131~KEGG: hbu:Hbut_0110 aspartate carbamoyltransferase catalytic subunit~PFAM: aspartate/ornithine carbamoyltransferase carbamoyl-P binding domain; aspartate/ornithine carbamoyltransferase Asp/Orn-binding region~SPTR: A2BJ24 Aspartate carbamoyltransferase~TIGRFAM: aspartate carbamoyltransferase~PFAM: Aspartate/ornithine carbamoyltransferase, carbamoyl-P binding domain; Aspartate/ornithine carbamoyltransferase, Asp/Orn binding domain~TIGRFAM: aspartate carbamoyltransferase) has translation MRHKSFYRRDIISILDFTREDLEQLFEYADKFIEYGDKKFSVLSNKVITLAFFEPSTRTRLSFEIASKKLGADVITIVGEEAVSIAKGENFTDTIRMLDTFSNAIVLRHRFEGAAKYAAEIAENPVINAGDGRQHHPTQTMIDLYTIKKLFGTIDGLTYGVLGDLRYGRAAASFIYGLTLFNPKKIYLISPPLLRAREEIIKVLNDKGINFEETTNIEDVLPYLDVLYVIRIQKERFPDPMEYERVRGSYRVTLDLLSKGRKELKVLHPLPKVDEIDHDVDSSPYAAYFIQARFGIPVRMALLALLFGVEI, from the coding sequence TTGAGACATAAATCTTTTTATCGTAGAGATATAATATCGATACTTGATTTTACACGTGAGGATTTAGAACAGTTGTTTGAATATGCAGATAAGTTTATTGAATACGGAGATAAGAAGTTCTCGGTGTTAAGCAATAAGGTTATAACCCTAGCATTCTTTGAACCATCAACACGAACAAGGCTCAGCTTTGAAATTGCTAGTAAAAAGCTAGGTGCAGATGTTATTACAATTGTTGGAGAAGAAGCAGTAAGTATAGCAAAAGGTGAAAACTTTACTGATACCATAAGAATGCTTGATACATTTTCTAATGCAATAGTACTTAGACATAGGTTTGAGGGAGCAGCTAAATATGCAGCAGAAATAGCTGAAAACCCTGTTATAAATGCTGGTGATGGTAGACAACATCACCCCACTCAAACGATGATAGATCTATACACTATTAAAAAACTATTTGGAACTATAGATGGACTTACCTATGGTGTTTTAGGGGATCTTAGGTATGGTAGAGCAGCTGCATCGTTTATATATGGTTTAACTCTCTTCAATCCAAAGAAAATATACCTTATATCACCACCACTTCTTAGAGCTAGAGAGGAGATAATAAAGGTATTAAACGATAAAGGTATTAATTTCGAGGAAACAACAAATATTGAGGATGTATTGCCCTATCTCGATGTTCTCTACGTTATTCGCATCCAAAAAGAACGTTTCCCAGATCCCATGGAATATGAAAGAGTAAGAGGCTCCTATAGAGTAACGTTAGATCTATTATCTAAGGGTAGAAAAGAACTTAAGGTACTACACCCATTGCCAAAGGTCGATGAGATAGACCATGATGTAGATTCTTCTCCCTATGCAGCATATTTTATTCAGGCTAGGTTTGGTATACCAGTTAGAATGGCTCTTTTAGCATTGTTATTTGGTGTTGAGATATGA
- a CDS encoding aspartate carbamoyltransferase, regulatory subunit (COGs: COG1781 Aspartate carbamoyltransferase regulatory subunit~InterPro IPR020545:IPR020542:IPR002801~KEGG: hbu:Hbut_0109 aspartate carbamoyltransferase regulatory subunit~PFAM: Aspartate carbamoyltransferase regulatory subunit-like~SPTR: A2BJ23 Aspartate carbamoyltransferase regulatory chain~TIGRFAM: aspartate carbamoyltransferase, regulatory subunit~PFAM: Aspartate carbamoyltransferase regulatory chain, metal binding domain; Aspartate carbamoyltransferase regulatory chain, allosteric domain~TIGRFAM: aspartate carbamoyltransferase, regulatory subunit): MNESVSTLIVSKIMNGTVIDHIPAGKALDILNVLNIKGSEGLRIAVLMNVESKKLGRKDIIKIEQKKLTPTEVNVIALIAPTATINIIENFLVVSKYRVEIPEVIEGILRCTNPTCISNKGGEPIRSRFKVISREPLKIQCVYCGSFVDKDDIPKLIIRKS, translated from the coding sequence ATGAATGAATCTGTATCTACATTAATTGTGTCAAAGATTATGAATGGTACTGTTATAGACCATATACCGGCTGGTAAGGCACTTGACATATTAAATGTATTGAATATTAAAGGCTCTGAAGGTCTTAGGATAGCAGTTTTAATGAATGTTGAGAGTAAGAAGCTTGGAAGAAAAGATATTATAAAAATTGAGCAGAAGAAACTTACACCAACTGAAGTCAATGTTATAGCACTAATAGCTCCTACAGCAACGATAAATATAATTGAGAATTTCTTGGTTGTATCAAAGTATAGAGTTGAAATACCTGAAGTTATTGAAGGTATTTTGCGATGTACTAATCCAACATGTATATCGAATAAAGGGGGAGAGCCAATAAGATCGCGATTCAAAGTAATAAGTAGAGAGCCGCTTAAGATTCAATGTGTTTATTGTGGATCCTTTGTGGATAAGGATGATATACCAAAGCTTATTATAAGGAAAAGCTGA
- a CDS encoding Dihydroorotate dehydrogenase, electron transfer subunit, iron-sulphur cluster binding domain (COGs: COG0543 2-polyprenylphenol hydroxylase and related flavodoxin oxidoreductase~InterPro IPR001834:IPR001433:IPR019480:IPR006058~KEGG: dka:DKAM_0475 probable dihydroorotate dehydrogenase electron transfer subunit~PFAM: Dihydroorotate dehydrogenase, electron transfer subunit, iron-sulphur cluster binding domain; oxidoreductase FAD/NAD(P)-binding domain protein~SPTR: B8D3X0 Probable dihydroorotate dehydrogenase electron transfer subunit~PFAM: Iron-sulfur cluster binding domain of dihydroorotate dehydrogenase B; Oxidoreductase NAD-binding domain), whose protein sequence is MSIKPARILYVDSIAKNIFLVRLKPIFSIGSPKPFQFFTVWIPRRDEIPLSIADFDGKELVFIYKVKGYGTKSFSELSKGSIVGLKGPLGRGIDVESLGRSILVIAGGIGIAPIPYLVRAITYNTNTKIDIFWGVKEYTEIFDIKSLISMERVNRIIISTEDCSQKNYLCGMITDVIDLREINNYDSIIAVGPLGMLKTVCRKFRDHNPYVALETIVKCGIGICGSCYIRYTDKLLCVDGPVFRCSEVEKHLESEDTNT, encoded by the coding sequence ATGTCTATAAAACCAGCAAGAATTTTATATGTGGATTCAATTGCTAAAAACATATTTTTAGTAAGATTAAAACCCATCTTCTCTATAGGTTCACCAAAACCATTTCAGTTCTTCACGGTGTGGATTCCTAGAAGAGATGAAATCCCATTAAGTATAGCGGATTTTGATGGAAAAGAGCTTGTATTTATATATAAGGTTAAGGGTTATGGAACAAAGAGTTTCTCAGAGCTTTCAAAAGGCTCTATAGTTGGATTGAAAGGTCCTCTAGGAAGGGGCATTGATGTAGAAAGTCTTGGTAGATCAATATTGGTTATTGCTGGAGGAATAGGTATAGCTCCAATACCATATCTAGTTAGAGCCATAACTTATAATACAAATACAAAGATAGATATCTTCTGGGGAGTTAAAGAATATACAGAGATATTCGATATAAAATCCTTAATATCTATGGAGAGAGTTAATAGGATTATAATATCAACAGAAGATTGTAGCCAAAAGAACTATCTCTGTGGCATGATAACAGATGTAATAGATTTAAGAGAAATTAATAACTATGATAGCATTATAGCTGTAGGGCCATTGGGTATGCTAAAAACTGTATGTAGGAAATTTAGAGATCATAATCCATATGTAGCTCTAGAGACAATTGTTAAGTGTGGTATAGGTATCTGTGGTTCATGTTATATTAGATACACAGATAAATTACTATGTGTTGATGGTCCTGTATTTAGATGTTCAGAGGTAGAAAAACATCTTGAGTCGGAGGATACTAATACTTAG